One Planctomycetota bacterium genomic window carries:
- a CDS encoding alpha/beta hydrolase fold domain-containing protein: MRHAPVRIGGFDSVVLAVVCALAMTSAARAEEQINLWPDNSAELVGVDAKHVPTLHLFPGPTVEGKKPVVLICPAGGYKAHSDSHRQVEWLNSLRIAAYVVMYRLPGDGYKHPAPLHDAQRAMRIIRQNADAWHLDVRRIGVLGGSSGGHVATTLATHYDSGNLPGQNRFHNHSLFVAQENDVKHELSADWAIRGDGSKVRDSAEASDRNRFQSSSAL, from the coding sequence ATGAGACATGCACCAGTCCGAATCGGCGGCTTCGACAGCGTCGTCCTTGCCGTCGTCTGCGCCCTGGCGATGACCAGCGCAGCGCGGGCGGAGGAACAGATCAACCTCTGGCCAGACAACTCGGCGGAACTTGTGGGCGTGGATGCCAAACATGTGCCGACGCTTCATCTATTTCCGGGGCCGACGGTCGAAGGGAAGAAACCCGTCGTGCTGATCTGCCCGGCGGGCGGATACAAGGCGCACTCCGATTCGCATCGGCAGGTCGAATGGCTCAACAGCTTGAGGATCGCGGCGTATGTTGTGATGTATCGTCTGCCTGGCGATGGCTACAAACATCCCGCGCCGCTGCACGACGCCCAGCGCGCCATGCGCATCATTCGACAGAACGCCGACGCATGGCATCTGGATGTCAGACGAATCGGCGTGCTCGGCGGGTCGTCCGGCGGGCATGTGGCGACGACGCTGGCGACGCACTACGACTCGGGGAACCTCCCTGGTCAAAACAGATTTCATAACCACTCTCTCTTTGTCGCGCAAGAGAATGATGTAAAGCATGAATTGTCAGCAGATTGGGCGATTCGGGGTGACGGGTCGAAAGTTCGCGATTCAGCAGAGGCATCTGATCGAAACAGATTTCAAAGCTCTTCAGCTCTCTAA